A genomic stretch from Bosea sp. F3-2 includes:
- a CDS encoding PfkB family carbohydrate kinase, producing the protein MAGVFCLGIATLDYVYSVETMPTRGEKYRSRGLAVVGGGCAGNASVAIARLGGACWLATRLADDLTGDQIVADLKAEGVDASFARRVAGLTSPVSAILVDAQGERMVISHSDPAMPEDVGWLPPRLPEGVDAVLADTRWGEGALAALKLARAAGVPGVLDGDRRPPHPDLVGTASHVAFSQQALREVSGEEEPRAGLAKIAAGVPTWLAVTLGKEGVLYVEQGEVRHSPAFAVETVDTLGAGDVWHGAFALALAEGQGEAAAIRFASAAAAIKCTRFGGRSGAPRRDEVERFLAQASR; encoded by the coding sequence TTGGCCGGCGTCTTCTGCCTCGGCATCGCCACGCTCGACTATGTCTACAGCGTGGAGACCATGCCGACGCGCGGCGAGAAATACCGCTCGCGCGGGCTCGCCGTGGTCGGCGGCGGCTGCGCCGGCAACGCCTCCGTCGCGATTGCGCGGCTCGGCGGCGCCTGCTGGCTGGCGACGCGCCTCGCCGACGACCTGACCGGCGACCAGATCGTCGCGGATCTGAAGGCCGAGGGCGTCGATGCCAGTTTCGCCCGGCGCGTCGCCGGCCTGACCTCGCCTGTCTCGGCCATCCTCGTCGATGCCCAGGGCGAGCGCATGGTGATCTCCCATTCCGATCCGGCGATGCCGGAGGATGTGGGCTGGTTGCCTCCGCGCTTGCCGGAAGGCGTCGACGCCGTGCTTGCCGATACGCGCTGGGGCGAGGGGGCATTGGCGGCACTGAAGCTCGCCCGCGCCGCCGGCGTTCCCGGTGTCCTCGACGGCGATCGCCGGCCGCCTCATCCGGATCTCGTCGGAACGGCGAGCCACGTCGCCTTCAGTCAGCAGGCGCTGCGCGAAGTATCAGGAGAGGAGGAGCCGCGGGCTGGGCTTGCCAAAATCGCCGCCGGCGTCCCCACTTGGCTGGCGGTGACGCTCGGCAAGGAAGGCGTGCTCTACGTCGAGCAGGGTGAAGTCCGCCACAGCCCCGCCTTCGCGGTCGAGACGGTGGACACGCTCGGTGCGGGCGACGTCTGGCACGGCGCTTTCGCTCTGGCGCTTGCGGAGGGGCAGGGAGAGGCGGCCGCGATCCGCTTTGCTTCCGCCGCGGCGGCCATCAAATGCACCCGCTTCGGGGGCCGTAGTGGCGCGCCCCGGCGCGACGAGGTCGAGCGCTTCTTGGCCCAGGCATCGCGATAG
- the pepN gene encoding aminopeptidase N, which produces MRNDDAPLIRLEDYRPSDWLIDTVDLDISLQPQKTRVRALLALRPNPQGQPGAPLKLDGDELTLKSLALDGKPLDASAYTATPQALTIPSPPPHDFTLTIETEVDPSANTKLMGLYRSSKVYCTQCEADGFRRITYFLDRPDVMSVYTVRLEAAKAEAPVLLSNGNLIATGEVPGTDRHFAMWHDPHPKPAYLFALVGGALDHVRQDYVTADGHKVELAVYVEPGKAERAGWALDSLVRCMRWDEKVFGRNYDLDVFNVVAVSDFNMGAMENKGLNIFNDKYVLADPQTATDGDYASIEAIIAHEYFHNWTGNRITCRDWFQLCLKEGLTVFRDQEFSSDERSRPVKRIADVRTLRSTQFSEDAGPLAHPVRPRAYKEINNFYTPTVYEKGAEVIRMLKTLIGDEAFRRGMDLYFERCDGTAATIEEFLACFAESSRKDLSHFAGWYEQAGTPTIVASGRYDAAARRYTLDLAQSTPPTPGQNDKRPVVLPIKLGLVGARGDLPLQTQSNAYAGDGLVILDSASLSVTFDGVAEPPIPSLLRGFSAPARLELDLSDADLVRLFSADSDSFNRWQALQTIAIRALVVAGKPGADRSALSATAGELGQALDSFLKTEALADPAFAAQVLRLPAPADIAREIGRDVDPDAIFKAHRSLSAAIGTALLPRLPGLREALATKGPYKADAASAGHRALRNELLGLAALATPAEGAGLCEEQFATADNLTDRLAALAAMTLIPGEQREALITRFAAAYADEPLVLDKWLMAQALIAEPDTLERVKRLMQHPAFSLGNPNRVRALIGGFAANLTQFNRVDGEGYDFVCDIVIALDKTNPQVASRLLGSFKSWRMLEPGRKRLAQEALSTVARMPNLSRDVADIAERALA; this is translated from the coding sequence ATGCGCAACGACGATGCTCCGCTGATCCGTCTCGAGGATTACCGCCCCTCCGACTGGCTGATCGACACGGTCGATCTCGACATCAGCCTGCAGCCGCAGAAGACGCGCGTGCGCGCCCTGCTTGCTCTCCGACCCAACCCGCAAGGACAGCCCGGCGCGCCGCTCAAGCTCGACGGCGACGAGCTGACGCTGAAATCGCTCGCCCTCGACGGCAAGCCGCTCGACGCGTCCGCCTATACGGCGACGCCGCAGGCGCTGACGATCCCGAGCCCGCCACCGCATGATTTCACGCTGACGATCGAGACCGAGGTCGATCCTTCCGCCAACACCAAGCTGATGGGGCTCTATCGCTCGTCGAAGGTCTATTGCACCCAATGCGAGGCGGATGGCTTCCGCCGCATCACCTATTTCCTCGATCGGCCTGACGTGATGAGCGTCTACACGGTCAGGCTGGAGGCGGCGAAGGCTGAGGCGCCGGTGCTGCTTTCCAACGGCAACCTCATCGCCACCGGCGAGGTGCCGGGCACCGACCGGCATTTCGCGATGTGGCACGACCCGCATCCGAAGCCGGCCTATCTCTTCGCGCTGGTCGGCGGCGCCCTCGACCATGTCCGGCAGGACTATGTCACGGCCGACGGCCACAAGGTCGAGCTCGCCGTCTATGTCGAGCCGGGCAAGGCGGAGCGCGCCGGCTGGGCGCTGGATTCGCTGGTACGCTGCATGCGCTGGGACGAGAAGGTCTTCGGCCGCAACTACGATCTCGACGTGTTCAATGTCGTCGCCGTCTCGGATTTCAACATGGGGGCGATGGAGAACAAGGGCCTCAACATCTTCAACGACAAATACGTCCTGGCCGATCCGCAGACCGCGACCGATGGCGACTATGCCTCGATCGAGGCGATCATCGCGCATGAGTACTTTCACAACTGGACCGGCAACCGCATCACCTGCCGCGACTGGTTCCAGCTCTGCCTGAAGGAAGGCCTCACCGTCTTCCGCGACCAGGAATTCTCCTCCGACGAGCGCTCGCGCCCGGTGAAGCGCATCGCGGATGTCCGCACCCTGCGCTCGACCCAATTCTCGGAGGATGCCGGCCCCCTCGCCCATCCGGTCAGGCCGCGCGCCTACAAGGAAATCAACAACTTCTACACGCCGACCGTCTACGAGAAGGGTGCCGAGGTCATCCGCATGCTCAAGACGCTGATCGGCGACGAGGCCTTCCGGCGCGGCATGGACCTCTATTTCGAGCGCTGCGACGGCACGGCAGCGACGATCGAGGAGTTCCTCGCCTGCTTCGCCGAAAGCTCGCGCAAGGACCTCTCGCATTTCGCTGGATGGTATGAGCAGGCCGGCACTCCGACCATCGTCGCCTCGGGCCGCTATGACGCGGCCGCCCGGCGCTATACGCTCGATCTCGCCCAGAGCACACCGCCGACGCCCGGCCAGAACGACAAGCGACCGGTCGTCCTGCCGATCAAGCTCGGCCTCGTCGGAGCCCGGGGCGATCTGCCGCTGCAGACGCAATCGAATGCCTATGCCGGCGACGGCCTCGTCATCCTCGACAGCGCTTCGCTCTCCGTCACCTTCGACGGCGTCGCCGAGCCACCGATCCCGTCATTGCTGCGCGGCTTCTCCGCGCCTGCGCGGCTGGAGCTCGACCTCTCGGATGCTGATCTTGTGCGGCTGTTCTCGGCAGACAGCGATTCCTTCAACCGCTGGCAGGCCCTGCAGACCATCGCCATCCGCGCCCTCGTCGTCGCCGGCAAGCCTGGCGCGGATCGCAGCGCGTTGAGCGCGACGGCGGGCGAGCTCGGCCAGGCGCTCGACAGCTTCCTCAAGACCGAGGCGCTTGCGGATCCAGCCTTTGCCGCACAGGTGCTGCGCCTGCCCGCTCCGGCCGACATCGCGCGCGAGATCGGCCGCGACGTCGATCCGGACGCGATCTTCAAAGCCCATCGCAGCCTGTCGGCGGCGATCGGAACGGCGCTTCTCCCGCGACTGCCTGGCTTGCGAGAGGCGTTGGCGACAAAAGGCCCTTACAAGGCGGATGCCGCCTCCGCCGGGCACCGCGCGCTTCGCAACGAGCTGCTCGGGCTCGCCGCACTCGCCACCCCGGCCGAGGGCGCCGGTCTCTGCGAGGAACAATTCGCGACCGCCGACAACCTGACCGACCGGCTCGCGGCGCTGGCAGCGATGACGCTGATCCCCGGGGAACAGCGCGAAGCGCTGATCACCCGCTTTGCGGCAGCCTATGCGGACGAGCCGCTCGTCCTCGACAAATGGCTGATGGCGCAGGCGCTGATCGCCGAGCCGGACACGCTGGAACGGGTCAAGCGGCTGATGCAGCACCCCGCCTTCTCGCTCGGCAATCCGAACCGAGTGCGGGCGCTGATCGGCGGCTTCGCGGCCAATCTCACCCAGTTCAACCGCGTCGACGGCGAGGGCTATGATTTCGTCTGCGACATCGTCATCGCGCTGGACAAGACGAACCCGCAGGTCGCCTCGCGCCTCCTCGGCTCGTTCAAGAGCTGGCGCATGCTGGAGCCCGGCCGCAAGCGGCTGGCGCAGGAGGCGCTGAGCACCGTCGCGCGGATGCCGAACCTGTCGCGGGATGTCGCCGACATCGCGGAACGGGCACTCGCCTGA
- a CDS encoding VOC family protein yields the protein MRYLHTMVRVTDLDQALDFYVNKFGLVETRRIENEKGRFTLVFLAASDDLAAAKAGASRGRPTLELTYNWNPETYTGGRNFGHLAYEVDDIYATCEKLMKAGITINRPPRDGNMAFIRSPDNISIELLQKGDPKPAAEPWASMPNTGTW from the coding sequence ATGCGATATCTCCACACCATGGTCCGCGTGACCGATCTCGATCAGGCGCTTGATTTCTACGTCAACAAGTTCGGACTGGTCGAAACCCGCCGCATCGAGAATGAGAAGGGCCGTTTCACCCTGGTCTTCCTCGCCGCATCGGACGATCTGGCCGCGGCCAAGGCCGGCGCCTCCCGCGGCCGGCCGACGCTCGAGCTGACCTACAACTGGAACCCGGAAACCTATACCGGCGGGCGCAATTTCGGCCATCTCGCCTATGAAGTCGACGATATCTACGCGACCTGCGAGAAGCTGATGAAGGCCGGCATCACCATCAATCGTCCGCCGCGCGACGGCAACATGGCCTTCATCCGCTCGCCCGACAATATCTCGATCGAGCTGCTCCAGAAGGGCGATCCGAAGCCTGCGGCCGAGCCCTGGGCCAGCATGCCGAACACCGGGACCTGGTGA
- a CDS encoding PAS domain-containing sensor histidine kinase has translation MSRANADCASVRADTILGVARSLTHPLYQRFEGFEPALRTAIPVLVGFFLVILGAGAILQTSAMRDDALVNAAGDMDLVSALVARELDNAALAGKEPAAVLAGLTARHLAAHGRIVHVSGADGRVIASEPVIGQTQRTLTDFLGQTQPLTVFGDRAGVMRITLPNGADVFASVRNLAAPLGQVAVLQPVSRALSIWQIRRSGLAVLFGAAGLVLGVITLAFMLQSKRARAADEDCDCVRERIDTALNRGHCGLWDWDLARGRIYWSDSMYALLGYDRAGEYMSFGEVSSFIHHEDVDLYAIADAVSRGEASHLDQEFRVRAVSGEWLWLKARAELVIDRRTRSRHLVGIVVDISEQRRMAERTATADARLRDAVEAISEAFVLWDADNRLILCNAKYQQLHQLPADALQSGMSYDEIMARSAQPQIDQEPMRVQRGAAGATSYEARLSDGRWLQINGRRTKDGGSVSVGTDITKLKQQEERLTQSEHQLLTHVTDLKASRQKLEAQAQQLADLAERYLEQKAAAESANRAKSEFLANMSHELRTPLNAIIGFSEIMENGMFGPLGEKYTDYVRDIRSSGGYLLGIIDDILDMSRLESGKMRLEKSEIAIGPVLDQALLKVQPEIERKQLILNLEGPLDTHLEADPRALYQILGNLLDNAAKFTPEGGRIAVRTRHVPGALNIFIEDTGIGIPKEKIDRVGRPFEQVEGDLVRSYKGSGLGLAIARSLAELHGGSLRLRSAMGAGTIVMVHLPLDGGANRVTAQAA, from the coding sequence ATGTCGCGTGCCAACGCGGATTGCGCATCCGTGCGCGCCGATACGATTCTGGGTGTAGCGAGATCGCTGACCCATCCATTGTATCAGCGCTTCGAGGGTTTCGAGCCCGCACTCCGGACTGCCATCCCCGTCCTCGTCGGGTTCTTCCTCGTCATCCTCGGCGCCGGCGCGATCCTGCAGACCTCCGCCATGCGCGACGACGCGCTCGTCAACGCTGCAGGCGATATGGATTTGGTCTCTGCGCTGGTCGCCCGCGAGCTGGACAATGCGGCGCTCGCCGGCAAGGAGCCGGCAGCGGTGCTCGCGGGCCTCACGGCCCGCCACCTCGCCGCCCATGGCCGCATCGTCCATGTCAGCGGCGCCGATGGCCGCGTCATCGCCAGCGAGCCGGTGATCGGCCAGACGCAGCGCACCCTCACCGACTTCCTCGGCCAGACCCAGCCGCTCACCGTCTTCGGGGACCGCGCCGGCGTGATGCGCATCACCCTGCCCAACGGCGCCGACGTCTTCGCAAGCGTGCGCAACCTCGCCGCCCCGCTCGGCCAGGTCGCGGTGCTGCAACCGGTCTCGCGCGCCCTCTCGATCTGGCAGATCCGCCGCTCCGGCCTCGCCGTCCTGTTCGGTGCGGCGGGTCTCGTCCTCGGCGTCATCACGCTGGCCTTCATGCTGCAGTCGAAGCGCGCCCGCGCCGCCGACGAGGATTGCGACTGCGTGCGCGAACGCATCGACACCGCCCTCAACCGCGGCCATTGCGGTCTCTGGGACTGGGATCTCGCCCGCGGCCGCATCTACTGGTCGGATTCGATGTATGCCCTGCTCGGCTACGACCGCGCAGGCGAATACATGTCCTTCGGCGAGGTCAGCAGCTTCATCCATCATGAAGACGTCGATCTCTATGCCATCGCCGATGCGGTGAGCCGCGGCGAGGCCAGCCATCTCGATCAGGAATTTCGGGTCCGCGCGGTTTCGGGCGAGTGGCTCTGGCTCAAGGCCCGCGCCGAGCTCGTCATCGACCGCCGCACCCGCTCGCGCCACCTCGTCGGCATCGTCGTCGACATCTCCGAGCAGCGCCGCATGGCCGAGCGCACCGCCACCGCCGATGCCCGCCTGCGCGACGCGGTCGAGGCGATCTCGGAAGCTTTCGTGCTCTGGGACGCCGACAACCGGCTGATCCTCTGCAACGCCAAGTACCAGCAGCTCCACCAGCTCCCGGCCGACGCGCTGCAATCCGGCATGAGCTATGACGAGATCATGGCCCGTTCCGCCCAGCCGCAGATCGATCAGGAGCCGATGCGCGTCCAGCGTGGCGCCGCCGGCGCCACCTCCTACGAGGCGCGCCTCTCCGACGGCCGCTGGCTGCAGATCAACGGCCGGCGCACCAAGGATGGCGGCTCGGTCTCGGTCGGCACCGACATCACCAAGCTCAAGCAGCAGGAAGAGCGGCTGACCCAGTCCGAGCACCAGCTCCTGACCCATGTCACCGATCTCAAGGCCTCGCGCCAGAAGCTCGAAGCCCAGGCCCAGCAGCTCGCCGATCTTGCCGAGCGCTATCTCGAACAGAAGGCGGCCGCCGAAAGCGCCAACCGCGCCAAGTCCGAATTCCTCGCCAATATGAGCCATGAGCTGCGCACGCCGCTCAACGCCATCATCGGCTTCTCCGAGATCATGGAGAACGGCATGTTCGGCCCACTCGGCGAGAAGTACACCGACTACGTCCGCGACATCCGCTCCAGCGGCGGCTACCTGCTCGGCATCATCGACGACATCCTCGACATGTCGCGCCTCGAATCCGGCAAGATGCGACTGGAGAAGTCCGAGATCGCCATCGGCCCGGTGCTGGATCAGGCCCTGCTCAAGGTGCAGCCGGAGATCGAGCGCAAGCAGCTGATCCTCAACCTCGAAGGCCCGCTCGACACCCATCTCGAGGCCGATCCGCGCGCGCTCTACCAGATCCTCGGCAACCTGCTCGACAACGCCGCCAAGTTCACGCCGGAAGGCGGGCGGATCGCAGTGCGCACCCGCCATGTGCCCGGTGCGCTCAACATCTTCATCGAGGATACCGGCATCGGCATCCCGAAAGAGAAGATCGATCGCGTCGGCCGGCCCTTCGAGCAGGTCGAGGGCGATCTGGTGCGCAGCTACAAGGGCTCTGGCCTCGGCCTCGCCATCGCCCGCTCGCTCGCCGAGCTGCATGGCGGCTCGCTGAGGCTGCGCTCGGCGATGGGCGCCGGGACCATCGTCATGGTCCACCTGCCGCTCGATGGCGGCGCCAACCGCGTCACCGCGCAGGCGGCGTAA
- a CDS encoding cation diffusion facilitator family transporter, whose protein sequence is MTTTQDGLVTVPPERATPAQIAQIKQRAAILSVMATILLTAAKIVGAIISGSLALLTDALQGLVDVGSTLFTWFAVRASDKPADEEHHYGHGKVEALAALVETAILFGLAGAILWEAGNRLWHGIAAHVEVTPLVIGVMLLSMTVDAIRWRSLTKVARETGSEALAGEATHFSADFIGSALVLAGLIGVWYGFERADTAAAFAIAAYTAFSAYRLARRVLDTLMDTAPEGVTEKLREAARRVPGVVGINWLRVRPAGGRVHGEIGISVSRTLPLERVTAIKAELGGALLKAEPDSEITITADPVQVDDETVLERVLLIALKLKIPVHHVTVHSIGEKLSVSLDMEVDANLPLGEAHEIATRLEHAIRAEFGGETEVETHIEPMETGQPHGHNAAWEMVEDIGKALAGEAAKLSGPIHDIHSVRVRQTAKGLVVNYHCRVNPSLNVAAVHDAVDAIERAVRIARPQVCRLVSHAEPAISSAP, encoded by the coding sequence ATGACGACAACGCAAGACGGCCTGGTGACGGTGCCGCCTGAGCGCGCCACGCCCGCCCAGATCGCGCAGATCAAGCAGCGCGCCGCGATCCTCTCGGTGATGGCGACCATCCTGCTCACGGCAGCAAAAATCGTCGGCGCCATCATTTCCGGTTCGCTCGCCCTGCTGACCGACGCGCTTCAGGGGCTCGTCGATGTCGGCTCGACGCTGTTCACCTGGTTCGCTGTGCGCGCCTCCGACAAGCCCGCCGACGAGGAACACCATTACGGGCATGGCAAGGTCGAGGCACTGGCGGCGCTGGTCGAGACCGCGATCCTGTTCGGGCTCGCCGGCGCGATCCTGTGGGAAGCCGGCAACCGGCTCTGGCATGGCATCGCCGCGCATGTCGAGGTGACGCCGCTCGTGATCGGCGTGATGCTGCTCTCGATGACGGTCGACGCCATCCGCTGGCGCTCGCTCACCAAGGTCGCCAGGGAGACCGGTAGCGAGGCGCTCGCCGGAGAGGCGACGCATTTCTCGGCTGACTTCATCGGCTCGGCGCTCGTGCTCGCCGGCCTCATCGGCGTCTGGTACGGTTTCGAGCGGGCCGACACGGCCGCCGCCTTCGCCATCGCGGCCTATACGGCCTTCTCGGCCTATCGGCTGGCTCGCCGTGTCCTCGACACGCTGATGGATACCGCCCCCGAAGGCGTCACCGAAAAGCTGCGCGAGGCCGCGCGGCGCGTGCCGGGCGTGGTCGGGATCAACTGGCTCAGGGTCCGGCCCGCCGGCGGACGCGTTCATGGCGAAATCGGCATCAGCGTCTCGCGGACGCTGCCGCTCGAGCGCGTCACCGCGATCAAGGCCGAACTTGGCGGGGCCCTGCTGAAAGCCGAGCCGGATTCCGAGATCACGATCACCGCCGATCCGGTCCAGGTCGATGACGAGACGGTGCTCGAGCGCGTGCTCCTGATCGCGCTCAAGCTGAAGATCCCGGTGCACCACGTCACCGTCCACAGCATCGGCGAGAAGCTCTCGGTCAGCCTCGACATGGAGGTCGACGCCAATCTGCCGCTCGGGGAGGCCCACGAGATCGCGACCCGGCTCGAACACGCGATCCGGGCCGAGTTCGGCGGCGAGACCGAGGTCGAGACCCATATCGAGCCGATGGAGACCGGCCAGCCCCACGGCCACAATGCCGCCTGGGAAATGGTCGAGGATATCGGCAAGGCGCTCGCCGGCGAGGCTGCAAAGCTCTCAGGGCCGATCCACGACATCCACAGCGTGCGCGTGCGCCAGACCGCGAAGGGGCTGGTGGTGAACTATCACTGCCGGGTCAATCCAAGCCTGAACGTGGCAGCTGTGCATGACGCCGTGGACGCGATCGAGCGGGCGGTGCGGATCGCGCGTCCCCAGGTCTGCCGGCTGGTCAGCCACGCCGAGCCGGCGATCTCGTCGGCACCCTGA